Proteins from one Ramlibacter sp. PS4R-6 genomic window:
- the dapF gene encoding diaminopimelate epimerase, translating into MRVRFTKMHGAGNDFVVLDETKESLGLKPSQYRWLADRHFGVGADQILTVRPAPAAGLDFEYVIHNADGGEVEQCGNGARCFVRYVRDKGLTDKDRVRVQTLSGVIEPRLDADGRVTVDMGAPFFEPSQVPFDAAGLSPQPDGGWQKWHLALGASADSAIVPLAILSMGNPHAVQEVADVDRAPVGTQGPVIEHHSRFPNRVNAGFMQVVSRSRIRLRVWERGAGETLACGTGACAAVVAGIRLGRLDRRVDVETRGGMLTIEWDGAGPVFMTGPAVTVFEAEIEVPESP; encoded by the coding sequence ATGCGGGTTCGCTTCACGAAGATGCATGGCGCGGGCAACGACTTCGTCGTCCTGGACGAGACGAAGGAAAGCCTGGGCCTGAAGCCGTCGCAGTACCGCTGGCTCGCCGACCGGCACTTCGGCGTCGGCGCCGACCAGATCCTCACCGTGCGCCCGGCGCCGGCGGCGGGACTCGATTTCGAATACGTGATCCACAACGCCGACGGCGGCGAGGTGGAGCAGTGCGGCAACGGCGCGCGCTGCTTCGTGCGCTACGTGCGCGACAAGGGCCTGACGGACAAGGACCGCGTGCGCGTGCAGACTCTCTCCGGCGTGATCGAGCCGCGCCTGGATGCCGACGGCCGCGTCACGGTGGACATGGGCGCGCCCTTCTTCGAGCCGTCGCAGGTGCCGTTCGACGCCGCGGGCCTGTCGCCGCAGCCCGACGGCGGCTGGCAGAAATGGCACCTGGCGCTGGGCGCCAGCGCCGATTCGGCCATCGTGCCCCTGGCCATCCTCTCCATGGGCAACCCGCACGCGGTGCAGGAAGTCGCGGACGTGGACCGCGCGCCGGTCGGCACGCAGGGCCCCGTGATCGAGCACCACTCGCGCTTTCCCAACCGCGTGAACGCCGGCTTCATGCAGGTGGTGAGCCGCTCGCGCATCCGCCTGCGCGTGTGGGAGCGCGGCGCGGGCGAAACACTCGCCTGCGGCACCGGCGCGTGCGCGGCCGTCGTCGCGGGCATCCGCCTGGGCCGGCTGGACCGCCGCGTCGACGTGGAGACGCGCGGCGGCATGCTCACCATCGAATGGGACGGCGCGGGCCCGGTCTTCATGACCGGCCCGGCCGTGACGGTTTTCGAGGCGGAGATCGAAGTCCCCGAATCACCATGA
- a CDS encoding MBL fold metallo-hydrolase, which yields MVRATQLLHPQREPVATRPAATVLLLRDTPQGFEVLMTRRSEKASFAPGAFVFPGGVVDAGETPPQAAVRETLEELSLRITQDSLHVLARWITDRDLPRRFDVTFFVARMPEGQEPVADEAEQFEPVWVRPADALARHEAGSFFMIFPTIRTLQRLAKYANVQEVLAACPGEPLWTSCPRAGLVGGADTRYMEHEMPFGELALVSPDGQLVHHLDWRADQAVPLLKNVTRITAPNPGVMTGPGTNSYLVGDPNTGYVAIDPGPNDPAHIERLWRTAGGDIRLILCTHSHADHSPGARPLQQLCATKPPVLGLASKPTARPASEFTPDREIADGEEVFVEGGGVRHTLRAVHTPGHAANHTCFVLVEDALLFSGDHILNGSTTVVDPPDGDMSAYIESLDKLRRACDERGIEFILPAHGYVLGFAPLAIAHLKSHRLAREAKVIAAMRAKPAGSMDDWVQIAYDDVPPRMWPVAQRSLLAHVQRIEALGLLG from the coding sequence ATGGTCAGAGCCACACAGTTGCTGCATCCGCAACGCGAACCCGTCGCCACGCGCCCCGCGGCCACCGTCCTGCTGCTGCGCGACACGCCGCAGGGCTTCGAGGTGCTGATGACGCGCCGCTCGGAGAAGGCGAGTTTCGCCCCCGGTGCGTTCGTCTTCCCGGGCGGCGTGGTCGACGCCGGCGAAACGCCCCCGCAAGCCGCCGTCCGCGAAACGCTCGAGGAGCTGTCCCTGCGGATCACGCAGGACAGCCTGCACGTGCTGGCGCGCTGGATCACCGACCGCGACCTGCCCCGGCGCTTCGACGTGACCTTCTTCGTGGCCCGCATGCCCGAGGGCCAGGAGCCCGTGGCCGACGAAGCCGAGCAGTTCGAGCCGGTGTGGGTGCGCCCCGCCGACGCGCTGGCGCGCCACGAGGCCGGCAGCTTCTTCATGATCTTCCCGACCATCCGCACGCTGCAGCGGCTGGCGAAGTACGCCAACGTGCAGGAAGTGCTCGCCGCATGCCCGGGCGAACCGCTGTGGACCTCGTGCCCGCGCGCAGGCCTGGTGGGCGGCGCCGACACGCGCTACATGGAGCACGAGATGCCCTTCGGCGAGCTGGCGCTGGTCAGCCCCGACGGCCAGCTGGTGCACCACCTCGACTGGCGCGCCGACCAGGCCGTGCCGCTGCTGAAGAACGTCACGCGCATCACCGCGCCCAACCCCGGCGTGATGACGGGGCCCGGCACCAACAGCTACCTCGTCGGCGACCCGAACACCGGCTATGTCGCCATCGATCCCGGCCCCAACGATCCCGCGCACATCGAGCGGCTGTGGCGCACCGCGGGCGGCGACATCCGCCTGATCCTGTGCACGCACTCGCATGCCGACCATTCGCCCGGCGCGCGGCCGCTGCAGCAGCTGTGCGCCACGAAGCCGCCGGTCCTGGGCCTGGCGTCGAAGCCCACGGCGCGCCCGGCCAGCGAGTTCACGCCCGATCGCGAGATTGCCGACGGCGAAGAGGTCTTCGTCGAGGGCGGCGGCGTGCGCCACACCTTGCGCGCCGTGCACACGCCCGGCCATGCCGCGAACCACACCTGCTTCGTGCTGGTGGAAGACGCCCTGCTTTTTTCGGGCGACCACATCCTGAACGGCAGCACGACGGTGGTGGACCCGCCCGACGGCGACATGAGCGCCTACATCGAATCGCTCGACAAGCTGCGGCGCGCGTGCGACGAGCGCGGCATCGAGTTCATCCTGCCCGCGCATGGCTATGTGCTGGGTTTCGCGCCGCTCGCGATCGCGCACCTGAAGTCGCACCGGCTCGCCCGCGAGGCGAAGGTGATCGCCGCCATGCGCGCGAAGCCCGCGGGGTCGATGGACGACTGGGTGCAGATCGCCTACGACGACGTGCCGCCGCGCATGTGGCCGGTGGCGCAGCGCTCGCTGCTGGCGCACGTGCAGCGCATCGAGGCGCTGGGCCTGCTCGGCTAA